One window of Thermodesulfovibrio aggregans genomic DNA carries:
- the selA gene encoding L-seryl-tRNA(Sec) selenium transferase → MEKVNLLRNIPSVDRILKNEKIKALITEYSYSQVRESVRKVLDRLRLKLLNEKFSVIDEESIVEEIKRQISKRYSLKPVINATGVVIHTNLGRAILPEEAIRHMVEIAQSYSNLEYDLEKGKRGKRYTHIVEAVKRIVNVESAIVVNNNAAAVFLTLNTLAHGKEVIVSRGELVEIGGSFRIPDVMAQSGAILKEVGTTNKTRLSDYENAITENTALLMKVHRSNFKIIGFTEEVSIRRLCELGKNKGIPVMVDLGSGCFIDLKKYGFYEEPSVQEVINEGPDIVTFSGDKLLGGTQAGFIIGKSMFVEKISKNPLMRALRVDKLTLSALEATLMLYLDEKEAIEKIPTLRMILEPPEKIRKRAVRIMKMLKNKGIEANLKEDLSMPGGGSLPEAGVKTYVVAIKTAQPEELAKRLRYTQPPVIGRIKDDSFVLDARTIQEREIPLLGKALEQVFFSSEY, encoded by the coding sequence CTGGAAAAAGTCAATCTTTTGAGAAATATTCCGTCAGTTGACAGGATTTTAAAGAATGAAAAGATAAAAGCCCTTATTACTGAATACTCATACTCTCAGGTTCGTGAATCCGTAAGGAAAGTTCTTGATAGATTAAGATTGAAACTTTTAAATGAAAAGTTTTCAGTTATTGATGAAGAAAGTATTGTTGAAGAGATAAAAAGGCAGATAAGCAAAAGATACTCTCTTAAACCTGTCATAAACGCAACAGGAGTGGTGATTCATACCAATCTTGGTAGAGCAATACTTCCAGAGGAAGCAATAAGACATATGGTCGAGATTGCTCAAAGTTACTCAAATCTTGAGTATGACCTTGAAAAAGGTAAAAGAGGAAAGAGATATACCCACATTGTTGAGGCAGTTAAAAGAATCGTGAATGTAGAGTCAGCTATTGTAGTAAACAACAATGCTGCTGCTGTTTTTCTCACTCTTAATACACTTGCTCATGGAAAAGAGGTGATAGTCTCGCGCGGTGAACTTGTTGAGATAGGTGGCTCTTTTAGAATTCCTGATGTTATGGCTCAATCAGGTGCGATTTTAAAGGAAGTTGGAACAACAAACAAAACTCGCTTAAGTGATTATGAAAATGCAATAACTGAAAACACCGCACTTCTTATGAAGGTTCATAGGTCAAATTTTAAAATCATTGGATTTACAGAAGAGGTCTCAATAAGACGGTTATGCGAACTCGGAAAAAACAAAGGCATTCCAGTAATGGTTGACCTTGGTAGCGGATGTTTCATTGATTTAAAAAAGTATGGATTTTATGAAGAACCTTCAGTTCAGGAAGTAATAAATGAAGGTCCAGATATTGTTACTTTTAGTGGAGATAAACTTCTTGGAGGAACTCAGGCTGGATTTATAATCGGTAAATCTATGTTCGTTGAAAAAATATCAAAAAATCCTCTAATGCGTGCTTTAAGAGTTGACAAACTCACTCTTTCAGCTCTTGAGGCAACTTTAATGCTTTATCTTGATGAAAAAGAAGCTATTGAAAAAATTCCCACTCTTCGCATGATTCTTGAACCTCCAGAAAAAATCAGAAAAAGGGCAGTTAGAATAATGAAAATGCTTAAAAACAAAGGGATTGAGGCAAATTTGAAAGAGGATTTATCAATGCCAGGAGGAGGTTCTCTTCCTGAAGCAGGAGTTAAAACCTATGTTGTAGCAATCAAGACAGCTCAACCAGAAGAATTGGCAAAAAGGCTGAGATACACTCAACCTCCAGTCATTGGAAGAATAAAGGATGACTCTTTTGTTCTTGATGCAAGAACAATTCAGGAAAGAGAGATACCTCTGCTTGGAAAGGCTTTAGAACAGGTTTTTTTTAGTTCTGAGTATTAG
- a CDS encoding phasin family protein, producing the protein MALQDIFKNMIFACLGMQEVLKDFLNDLVKRGKMSESEAAKIVNEFISKSEEAKESFKENFKEMIEKAIQGMNLATRQDLENLKSTINEMNLRISKIEEKLKE; encoded by the coding sequence ATGGCATTGCAGGATATATTCAAAAACATGATCTTTGCCTGTCTGGGGATGCAAGAAGTACTTAAGGATTTTCTTAATGATCTTGTAAAGAGAGGGAAGATGAGTGAATCTGAGGCAGCAAAAATAGTTAATGAATTTATTTCTAAATCTGAAGAGGCAAAAGAAAGCTTTAAGGAAAACTTTAAAGAGATGATTGAGAAAGCAATTCAGGGAATGAATCTGGCAACAAGACAGGATCTTGAAAATCTAAAATCTACAATAAATGAGATGAATCTGAGGATTTCCAAGATTGAAGAGAAATTAAAAGAATAG
- the alaS gene encoding alanine--tRNA ligase, with protein sequence MKSSEIRSLFLDYFVNNGHELVKSSPLIPKDDPSLLFTNAGMVQFKKVFLGEEQRPYSRATTCQKCMRAGGKHSDLENVGFTARHHTFFEMLGNFSFGDYFKREAIFFAWKLLTEHFKLPKEKLWVSVYREDDEAAHIWEKEIGIPTERIVRLGEKDNFWQMGDTGPCGPCSEIIIDQGQDFGCGRADCSVGCDCDRFLELWNLVFMQYNKDEDGTLTPLPKPSIDTGMGLERITAVLQGKKTNFDTDLFEPIISKICSVLNVNYGKERKTDISIKVIADHIRASTFLIAEGLIPSNEGRGYVLRRIIRRALRHIKLLEYDGVTFYRFVEPVSETLGAVYPEIVSERKRIEKVIKIEEERFIKTLERAQQIFDEAVNNIKKSGSNVFPGEEIFRLYDTFGLPIDLIREMVRDSELELDEIGFHRELNKQRERARAALKAQEVGMDEVYRELELAPEKFRFTGYTDYEVQTTIYAIVKDKKIVKTLEKDEEGEIFIYETPFYAESGGQIGDTGIIISNSGKAEVFDTKKIAGVHCHKVRVIEGNLKEGDSVFAKIDIERRKAIARNHTATHLLHSALRAVLGEHVKQAGSLVAPDRLRFDFTHFEALTEDEIREIETIVNEKIVENLPVTVEIKSLDEALNEGVIALFEDKYEDTVRVVKILGFSKELCGGTHCRATGEIGSFYITSEGSVASGIRRVEALTGMYAFEYANRQREQIREISQILKSADPVKAVEKVINELKLKQQEVETLKEKLFSLSIDDYIKQAKEIDGVKALAVKLEGVDIKSLRIISDKIREKLHPAVILLASKTDGQGVLVLSVTKDATNTYDAGKLLKEITQAVGGKGGGRADSAQGGCPDGESIDKAVEIFYQLIKK encoded by the coding sequence ATGAAGAGTTCTGAAATAAGGAGTCTCTTTCTGGATTACTTTGTCAACAACGGTCATGAACTTGTGAAAAGTTCTCCGCTGATTCCTAAGGACGATCCTTCATTGTTATTTACAAATGCAGGAATGGTTCAATTTAAAAAAGTTTTCCTCGGAGAAGAACAAAGGCCTTACAGTAGAGCTACAACCTGTCAGAAATGTATGCGTGCAGGTGGAAAGCACAGTGACCTTGAAAATGTTGGATTCACTGCAAGACATCATACTTTTTTTGAGATGCTCGGTAATTTCTCCTTCGGTGATTACTTTAAGAGAGAGGCAATATTTTTTGCCTGGAAACTTTTAACAGAACACTTCAAACTTCCAAAGGAAAAACTCTGGGTTTCAGTTTACAGAGAAGATGATGAGGCTGCTCATATCTGGGAAAAAGAAATTGGAATTCCAACGGAAAGAATAGTTAGGCTTGGTGAAAAGGATAACTTCTGGCAGATGGGAGACACTGGTCCTTGCGGACCCTGTTCAGAGATAATAATTGATCAAGGGCAAGATTTTGGATGTGGTAGAGCAGATTGCTCTGTTGGATGTGACTGTGATAGATTTCTTGAGCTCTGGAATCTTGTTTTTATGCAATACAACAAAGATGAAGATGGAACTCTGACTCCTCTGCCAAAACCAAGCATTGATACAGGTATGGGATTGGAGAGAATTACAGCAGTTTTGCAAGGGAAGAAAACAAATTTTGACACAGATCTCTTTGAGCCGATTATTTCAAAGATTTGTTCAGTACTAAATGTTAACTATGGTAAAGAAAGAAAAACAGATATATCAATAAAAGTTATTGCAGATCACATAAGAGCTTCCACATTTTTGATAGCTGAAGGACTTATCCCATCAAATGAAGGAAGAGGCTATGTTTTAAGAAGAATCATAAGAAGGGCACTAAGACATATTAAGCTACTTGAGTATGATGGTGTTACTTTTTATAGATTTGTTGAGCCTGTTAGTGAAACCTTAGGGGCAGTATATCCTGAAATTGTCTCTGAAAGAAAAAGAATTGAAAAAGTCATAAAAATAGAAGAAGAGAGATTTATCAAAACTCTTGAGAGAGCTCAGCAGATCTTTGATGAAGCTGTTAACAATATTAAGAAATCAGGTTCAAATGTCTTTCCCGGAGAAGAGATTTTTAGACTATATGATACCTTTGGTTTACCGATTGATTTGATAAGAGAAATGGTAAGGGACTCTGAGTTGGAACTTGATGAGATAGGTTTTCACCGTGAGCTTAATAAACAGCGTGAGCGTGCCAGGGCAGCCTTAAAAGCTCAGGAAGTAGGAATGGATGAAGTATATAGAGAGTTAGAGCTTGCTCCAGAAAAATTTAGATTCACAGGTTATACTGACTACGAAGTACAAACAACTATTTATGCAATTGTAAAAGATAAAAAAATTGTTAAAACACTCGAAAAAGACGAAGAGGGAGAGATTTTTATCTATGAAACTCCTTTTTATGCTGAATCTGGTGGACAGATAGGAGACACAGGAATAATAATTTCAAATTCAGGTAAAGCAGAGGTCTTTGATACAAAAAAAATAGCAGGAGTTCATTGTCATAAAGTAAGAGTAATTGAAGGAAACTTAAAAGAAGGTGACAGTGTTTTTGCGAAAATTGACATAGAAAGAAGAAAAGCAATTGCAAGAAATCATACAGCCACTCATCTTCTGCATAGTGCTTTAAGAGCTGTTCTTGGAGAACATGTAAAACAGGCTGGCAGTCTTGTTGCACCTGACAGACTTCGTTTTGACTTTACACATTTTGAAGCTTTAACTGAAGATGAGATACGGGAAATTGAGACCATTGTTAACGAAAAAATAGTTGAAAATCTGCCTGTTACAGTAGAGATAAAATCCCTTGATGAGGCACTAAATGAGGGAGTTATAGCTCTCTTTGAAGATAAGTATGAAGATACTGTAAGAGTTGTAAAAATTCTTGGATTCAGTAAAGAACTCTGTGGCGGTACTCACTGCAGAGCTACCGGTGAGATCGGAAGTTTCTATATTACCTCAGAAGGCTCTGTTGCATCGGGAATAAGAAGAGTAGAAGCTCTCACAGGCATGTATGCCTTTGAGTATGCCAACAGACAAAGGGAGCAGATAAGAGAGATTTCTCAGATTCTTAAATCAGCAGACCCGGTTAAAGCAGTAGAAAAAGTCATCAATGAATTAAAACTAAAGCAACAGGAAGTTGAAACACTGAAGGAAAAACTTTTCAGCCTCAGTATTGATGATTATATTAAGCAGGCTAAAGAGATAGATGGAGTTAAAGCTCTGGCAGTAAAACTTGAAGGTGTTGATATTAAATCTTTAAGAATAATTTCAGACAAAATCAGAGAGAAACTACATCCAGCAGTTATTTTACTTGCCTCAAAAACTGATGGACAGGGAGTTTTAGTTCTTTCAGTTACAAAAGATGCTACAAATACATATGATGCTGGAAAACTTTTAAAAGAGATAACTCAGGCTGTTGGGGGCAAAGGTGGAGGAAGAGCTGATTCTGCTCAGGGTGGATGCCCTGATGGTGAAAGCATTGATAAAGCAGTCGAGATATTTTATCAACTTATAAAAAAGTGA
- a CDS encoding regulatory protein RecX, with protein MKKQNSETLKYALMLITKKDRTEAELRNRLHRKGFSDTEIDEVVKYLKQNGFIDDTKFIQKAEKLAEDRFLGTMGLKNYLVRKGIDKELIESIPQIDELAIAKKLIQRKLHLIKNNSFNKKKAKIAGYLLRRGFSWETVNKCINDSLGDIESPEDKIFRED; from the coding sequence GTGAAAAAGCAGAACAGTGAAACACTGAAATATGCATTAATGTTAATCACTAAAAAAGATAGAACAGAGGCTGAGTTAAGAAATAGACTTCATAGAAAAGGATTTTCGGACACAGAGATTGATGAAGTAGTTAAATATCTAAAGCAAAATGGATTCATAGATGACACTAAATTTATCCAGAAGGCGGAAAAACTCGCAGAAGATAGATTTCTTGGAACTATGGGGTTAAAAAACTATCTTGTAAGAAAGGGTATTGACAAAGAATTGATTGAGAGTATTCCTCAAATAGATGAACTCGCCATAGCTAAAAAACTGATTCAGAGAAAACTTCATTTAATTAAAAATAACTCATTTAACAAAAAAAAGGCTAAAATAGCAGGATATCTTCTCAGAAGAGGCTTTTCATGGGAGACTGTAAATAAATGTATAAATGACAGTTTAGGAGACATTGAGTCTCCTGAGGATAAAATTTTCAGGGAGGATTGA
- the recA gene encoding recombinase RecA: MNKEKLKALEVAISQIERNFGKGAIMRLGTKAQAEGISVIPTGSISLDIATGVGGYPRGRVIEIFGPESSGKTTLALHAIAEAQKLGGIAAFIDAEHALDVNYASKLGVDVENLLISQPDTGEQALEVTETLVRSGAVDIIVIDSVAALVPKAEIEGEMGDSLPGLQARLMSQALRKLTAAISKSHTVVIFINQLRQKIGVMFGNPETTPGGTALKFYASMRLDIRKTDVLKEGQETTGGRVRVKIVKNKVAPPFKEAHFDIYFNEGISKTGEILDLAVEKGIIEKSGAWYNYNGTRFAQGRENAKEYLKTHPEIFNEIYSKVLDAYGLKPKVMEGEKAEQ; encoded by the coding sequence ATGAATAAGGAAAAATTAAAAGCATTGGAAGTAGCCATATCCCAGATTGAGAGGAATTTTGGCAAAGGCGCTATAATGCGTCTTGGAACAAAAGCACAGGCAGAAGGAATAAGTGTAATTCCAACAGGTTCAATTTCTTTAGATATAGCAACCGGTGTAGGAGGATATCCCCGTGGAAGAGTAATAGAAATATTTGGTCCCGAATCATCAGGGAAAACAACTCTTGCTCTTCATGCCATTGCAGAAGCTCAGAAACTTGGTGGTATTGCAGCTTTTATAGATGCAGAGCATGCTCTTGATGTTAATTATGCTTCAAAATTGGGAGTTGATGTTGAGAATTTACTAATAAGCCAGCCTGACACAGGTGAGCAGGCTTTAGAGGTGACAGAAACACTTGTAAGAAGCGGAGCTGTAGATATCATTGTAATTGATTCAGTGGCTGCACTTGTTCCAAAAGCAGAAATAGAGGGAGAAATGGGAGACAGTCTTCCAGGTCTTCAGGCAAGGCTTATGAGTCAGGCATTGAGAAAGCTCACTGCAGCTATATCAAAGTCGCATACAGTTGTGATATTTATAAATCAACTGAGGCAGAAAATTGGTGTAATGTTCGGAAATCCCGAGACAACACCTGGAGGAACAGCACTTAAGTTTTATGCTTCAATGAGATTAGACATAAGAAAAACAGATGTATTGAAGGAAGGACAGGAAACAACAGGTGGTAGAGTAAGGGTAAAGATTGTAAAAAATAAGGTGGCACCCCCATTTAAAGAGGCTCACTTTGACATCTACTTTAATGAGGGAATATCAAAAACCGGTGAGATTCTTGATCTTGCTGTAGAAAAGGGAATTATAGAAAAATCGGGTGCGTGGTATAACTACAACGGAACGAGATTTGCTCAAGGAAGAGAGAATGCTAAAGAGTATCTAAAAACTCATCCGGAGATTTTTAATGAAATTTACTCCAAGGTTCTGGATGCCTATGGATTGAAACCAAAGGTCATGGAAGGTGAAAAAGCAGAACAGTGA
- the thpR gene encoding RNA 2',3'-cyclic phosphodiesterase, translated as MRLFLAIELPMEVREFLAELTKFQLPMEGINVVQKENFHITLKFLGEVEEKVIPHLINVLRVVAGEFSNFKIKTTHPGVFPDRVKPRVIWIGTENSDTLKLLAKRIDEELSCLGFQREEREFKPHITLARVKNQRNGKYFFEKISKKFSDHPRYFEFQVKEFALMKSTLTPKGSIYSVLEMFPLLK; from the coding sequence ATGCGTCTTTTTTTAGCAATAGAACTTCCAATGGAAGTTAGAGAGTTTCTTGCAGAACTTACCAAATTTCAACTACCAATGGAAGGAATCAATGTTGTTCAGAAAGAAAACTTTCATATTACATTAAAATTTCTTGGTGAGGTTGAGGAAAAAGTTATACCCCATTTAATCAATGTATTAAGAGTTGTTGCAGGTGAGTTTTCTAATTTTAAAATAAAAACTACACATCCTGGAGTTTTTCCAGACAGAGTCAAACCAAGGGTTATATGGATAGGGACAGAAAATTCAGATACACTCAAGCTATTAGCAAAAAGGATTGATGAGGAACTTTCCTGCCTTGGTTTTCAAAGAGAAGAAAGAGAGTTTAAGCCTCATATAACTTTAGCAAGAGTAAAGAATCAAAGGAATGGAAAGTACTTTTTTGAAAAAATTTCGAAAAAATTCTCTGACCATCCCAGATATTTTGAGTTTCAGGTTAAAGAGTTTGCTTTAATGAAAAGCACATTAACTCCAAAAGGCTCAATTTATTCGGTTCTTGAGATGTTTCCTTTGCTTAAATAA
- a CDS encoding phosphatidylglycerophosphatase A family protein translates to MLSKIIATVFFIGYFPVAPGTMASAFVITFLLIFKPDNMILLAILIVALFVGIVSSEMLAKHYKVKDPNWIVIDEFVGCLTAVIFLPMDWKILLAGFLIFRFFDIIKPPPIRQAERIGGGLGIMIDDLLAGFISNLLIRIFLLV, encoded by the coding sequence ATGCTTTCCAAGATTATTGCTACTGTTTTTTTTATTGGATATTTTCCTGTTGCACCAGGCACAATGGCTTCTGCATTTGTAATTACTTTTTTATTGATTTTTAAACCTGACAATATGATTTTATTGGCAATACTCATAGTTGCTTTGTTTGTAGGAATAGTTTCTTCAGAAATGTTGGCAAAACATTATAAAGTTAAAGACCCTAACTGGATAGTTATAGATGAGTTTGTAGGTTGTCTTACAGCAGTCATTTTTCTTCCAATGGACTGGAAAATTTTGCTTGCAGGATTTTTGATTTTTAGATTTTTTGATATAATCAAACCTCCTCCGATAAGGCAGGCTGAAAGAATTGGCGGTGGATTAGGTATTATGATTGATGATTTGTTGGCAGGATTCATAAGCAATCTTTTAATAAGAATCTTTCTTCTGGTATGA
- a CDS encoding chemotaxis protein CheW: MDTALVVSEKKTGKDSKILQLVTFTLGGEEYAVDILKVQEINRMKEITRVPNAPYYVEGVINLRGKVIPVVSLRKKFGLPEEEETSKQRIMIMDIQGITIGLIVDSVSEVLRISTDIVEPPPPMTYSVSSEFIWGIAKLEDRLIILLDMDRLIGKEESAGMVEAAEKVAIE, from the coding sequence ATGGATACAGCATTGGTAGTAAGTGAGAAAAAAACAGGTAAAGATTCAAAAATTCTTCAACTTGTTACATTTACTCTTGGTGGAGAGGAGTACGCAGTTGACATTCTTAAGGTTCAAGAAATAAATAGAATGAAGGAAATAACAAGAGTTCCCAATGCTCCATACTATGTTGAAGGAGTCATAAATCTCCGTGGAAAAGTAATTCCCGTGGTTAGTCTTAGAAAAAAATTCGGTCTTCCCGAGGAAGAGGAAACTTCAAAACAGAGAATTATGATTATGGATATTCAGGGTATTACTATTGGACTTATAGTGGACTCTGTTTCTGAAGTTTTAAGAATATCCACTGATATAGTAGAACCACCACCTCCAATGACCTATTCTGTGAGCTCAGAATTTATTTGGGGGATTGCAAAACTTGAAGACAGACTTATTATACTTCTTGATATGGATAGACTTATTGGCAAAGAAGAAAGCGCAGGAATGGTCGAAGCTGCCGAAAAAGTGGCTATTGAATAA
- a CDS encoding Spy/CpxP family protein refolding chaperone — protein MKKFLTVFTLIAALTVFAGVSFAQKGMGPQYPIGVDPAKAQQYCKEVQPLYQKDLQLRGELLTLWAQPNPDWNAIKQKEQERANLRVEMHKKAYEMGLPYAPGGKKGLNIRRICGW, from the coding sequence ATGAAAAAGTTTTTAACAGTGTTTACATTGATAGCTGCATTAACAGTATTTGCCGGTGTTTCTTTTGCTCAGAAAGGAATGGGTCCACAGTATCCGATAGGAGTTGATCCAGCCAAGGCACAGCAGTACTGTAAAGAAGTTCAGCCACTTTACCAGAAAGATCTACAACTGAGAGGTGAACTTCTTACCCTGTGGGCACAACCAAATCCAGACTGGAATGCTATTAAACAGAAAGAACAGGAAAGAGCAAACTTAAGAGTTGAAATGCACAAGAAGGCTTATGAAATGGGGCTTCCCTATGCTCCGGGTGGTAAAAAAGGATTAAACATCAGAAGAATCTGTGGATGGTAA
- the rsmA gene encoding 16S rRNA (adenine(1518)-N(6)/adenine(1519)-N(6))-dimethyltransferase RsmA, giving the protein MGKKLGQHFLRNPEILQRIIKASEITFHDRVVEIGAGMGDLTEFLIQHAKEVIAIEIDPALFKILKERFAQRENLKLINQNALKFHYEEIGNFKVVANIPYYITKPIIFRLIEAQNLVSMTLTIQKEVAQRIVAKPGSKEYSALSIIVQYWTVPEIKFYIPPKFFSPPPEVESAVIKMDRRLHPAVKVADEKMFFKIVKSAFGQRRKMIANSLKSVIDEPKEFLTKIGINPMKRAEELSIEDFAYITNELCKFCKN; this is encoded by the coding sequence ATGGGTAAAAAACTCGGGCAACATTTTTTAAGAAATCCTGAAATTCTTCAACGAATTATTAAAGCATCAGAAATAACCTTCCATGATAGAGTTGTTGAAATTGGAGCAGGGATGGGAGACTTAACAGAGTTCTTGATTCAGCATGCAAAAGAGGTTATAGCAATTGAGATTGATCCTGCTCTTTTTAAAATTTTAAAGGAGAGATTTGCTCAAAGGGAAAATTTAAAACTCATAAATCAAAATGCGTTGAAGTTCCATTACGAAGAAATTGGAAACTTCAAAGTAGTGGCAAATATCCCCTATTACATTACAAAGCCTATAATTTTTAGGTTAATTGAAGCTCAGAATCTTGTTTCAATGACTTTAACGATTCAGAAAGAGGTTGCTCAAAGAATTGTTGCAAAGCCAGGTTCAAAAGAATACTCTGCTCTGAGTATTATTGTTCAATACTGGACAGTACCTGAAATAAAGTTTTATATTCCTCCGAAATTTTTCAGTCCTCCACCAGAGGTTGAATCGGCAGTGATAAAGATGGACAGAAGACTCCATCCAGCTGTAAAAGTAGCTGATGAAAAAATGTTTTTTAAAATTGTTAAATCAGCCTTTGGTCAGCGAAGAAAAATGATAGCCAACTCTTTAAAATCAGTTATTGATGAGCCTAAAGAATTTTTAACTAAAATCGGCATAAATCCCATGAAAAGAGCAGAAGAACTTTCAATAGAGGATTTTGCTTATATTACTAATGAACTTTGCAAATTTTGCAAAAATTAA
- the radA gene encoding DNA repair protein RadA, translated as MKVKLKRVFQCQSCGYISPKWTGRCPDCGAWNSFVEETVEETKAEKKVLSEIVQPVSISLIEVTLSDRFSTGIAELDRVLGGGVVKGSLILIGGDPGIGKSTLLLQTSYNLSINYGKVLYVSGEESLTQIKLRAERLGIASDEILLLSETLVERILECAKEIQPVVLIVDSIQTVYTEEAVSAPGSVTQIRETATKLMNFAKTTGTAVFLIGHVTKEGAIAGPRVLEHLVDTVLYFEGDRGYAYRILRSVKNRFGPTNEIGVFEMTSQGLTEVENPSLIFLSEHGASSGSAITATIEGTRAILTEIQALVAPTQFGMPRRNFIGVDYNRVNLLIAVLEKRGRVNLAGADIFVNVVGGLKITEPASDLAVISAIVSSFRDIPLPERTVIFGEVGLSGEVRAISQPELRLKEAYRIGMNQAIIPKGNFERIKENYNLNIKGVSSINELLEIICS; from the coding sequence ATGAAGGTAAAGCTAAAGAGAGTTTTTCAATGCCAGAGTTGCGGATATATATCACCCAAATGGACTGGCCGATGTCCTGACTGTGGTGCCTGGAATAGCTTTGTTGAGGAAACTGTAGAGGAAACAAAGGCTGAAAAAAAAGTTTTATCAGAAATCGTTCAACCTGTCTCCATAAGTTTAATTGAAGTTACTTTATCAGATAGGTTTTCAACTGGAATTGCTGAGCTTGACAGGGTTCTTGGTGGTGGAGTTGTCAAAGGCTCTCTTATTCTTATTGGAGGAGACCCTGGAATTGGAAAATCAACATTGCTACTGCAAACATCTTATAATCTATCAATAAATTATGGTAAGGTCCTTTATGTTTCAGGGGAAGAATCTCTAACTCAAATAAAGTTAAGAGCGGAAAGACTTGGAATAGCTTCAGATGAAATTTTACTTCTAAGTGAAACTCTTGTTGAGAGAATTCTTGAATGTGCAAAGGAGATTCAGCCAGTCGTATTAATTGTTGATTCAATTCAAACAGTCTATACAGAAGAGGCAGTTTCAGCACCAGGCTCTGTAACTCAAATTAGAGAGACTGCTACAAAGCTTATGAATTTTGCAAAGACAACTGGAACTGCCGTTTTTCTTATAGGTCATGTAACAAAAGAAGGAGCAATTGCAGGACCCCGTGTGCTTGAGCATCTTGTTGATACAGTTCTTTATTTTGAAGGCGATAGAGGGTATGCATACAGAATCTTAAGAAGCGTAAAAAATCGTTTTGGACCTACAAATGAAATAGGCGTATTTGAGATGACTTCTCAGGGGCTTACAGAGGTTGAGAATCCTTCCTTAATTTTTCTCTCTGAGCATGGAGCCTCTAGTGGCTCAGCTATTACAGCAACCATTGAAGGAACAAGGGCGATTCTAACTGAGATACAGGCACTTGTTGCGCCCACCCAATTTGGTATGCCAAGAAGAAACTTTATTGGAGTTGATTATAATAGGGTAAATCTTTTGATTGCTGTGCTTGAGAAGCGAGGCAGAGTAAATCTCGCAGGTGCAGATATATTTGTAAATGTTGTGGGAGGACTTAAAATTACAGAACCTGCTTCAGATTTAGCTGTAATTTCAGCAATAGTTTCCTCATTTAGAGATATACCTTTACCAGAGAGAACTGTAATTTTTGGTGAAGTCGGATTAAGTGGTGAAGTACGTGCTATCAGCCAGCCTGAATTAAGACTGAAAGAAGCATACCGAATAGGTATGAATCAGGCAATTATTCCTAAAGGTAATTTTGAAAGGATTAAGGAAAACTATAACTTAAACATAAAAGGAGTGAGCTCAATAAATGAACTTCTTGAGATTATTTGCAGTTAG